A section of the Venturia canescens isolate UGA chromosome 11, ASM1945775v1, whole genome shotgun sequence genome encodes:
- the LOC122418263 gene encoding uncharacterized protein, translating into MDEQIDETPKNGDIDKTNEAGNETNPSSAKINNANETDIPMDHERISTEVLVDTANRLKKLTLAQNSDDSGPSTSKSEDGEQKNTFERRHRGNRAGRRVQERRRIGFLAKMLLAMSNDKYRDPPRRYWRGGYSRGNNHGTS; encoded by the exons atggatgaacaaatcGACGAAACTCCGAAAAATGGGGATATCGACAAAACCAACGAAGCGGGTAACGAAACGAATCCTTCATCAGCGAAAATCAACA acgCAAATGAAACTGACATACCAATGGATCATGAAAGAATAAGTACTGAGGTGCTGGTTGATACAGCCAATCGTCTAAAAAAACTCACTCTCGCGCAGAATTCCGATGATTCGGGGCCATCGACGTCGAAATCCGAAGACGGAGAGCAGAAGAACACGTTCGAAA GAAGACATCGTGGAAACCGAGCCGGACGACGGGTGCAAGAGCGGCGACGGATTGGTTTTTTAGCCAAAATGTTGTTGGCGATGAGCAACGACAAATATCGTGATCCTCCACGAAGATATTGGCGAGGTGGTTATTCCAGAGGAAATAACCACGGAACATCGTAA
- the LOC122418261 gene encoding uncharacterized protein, whose translation MGTKIIIDKPGENRMRSLSSDFFLEDRAGNANERFFVRRMDSTILKNVDAISRGRFNSYIACDDQCTHHGSLLRALFFSWFNRNVHSIVILFPSTDPQVQKRFKPQENRMRCLSNDFFLDLDAISKGCFNSDAVYDDHCTYLGSLLQELFFSWFDRNVHSIVSLSPSTDSQVQKRFKLQENIKWAVFRVIFFWRAEQIMRIRSSSFEQITVLS comes from the exons ATGGggacaaaaattataatcgaCAAACCAGGA GAAAACAGAATGCGCAGtctttcgagtgatttttttttggaggaCCGAGCAGGTAATGCGAATGAGAGGTTTTTTGTCCGAAGAATGGATAGtactattttgaaaaatgtggatGCTATTTCGAGGGGACGCTTCAATTCTTATATAGCATGCGATGATCAATGTACTCATCATGGATCACTGCTTCGggcattatttttctcatggTTCAATCGTAATGTGCATTCAATTGTGATCTTATTTCCGTCGACCGATCCTCAAGTTCAGAAACGATTCAAGCCACAG GAAAACAGAATGCGCTGTCTGTCAAATGATTTCTTTTTGGATTTAGATGCTATTTCAAAAGGATGCTTCAATTCTGATGCAGTATATGATGATCATTGTACTTATCTTGGATCATTGCTCCaggaattatttttctcatggTTTGATCGTAATGTGCATTCAATTGTGAGCTTATCTCCATCAACCGACTCTCAAGTTCAGAAACGATTCAAACTACAG gaAAACATAAAATGGGCAGTCTtccgagtgatttttttttggagagCAGAACAAATAATGCGAATTAGAAGTTCTTCGTTCGAACAAATAACAGTGCTATCTTGA